From a region of the Phaseolus vulgaris cultivar G19833 chromosome 6, P. vulgaris v2.0, whole genome shotgun sequence genome:
- the LOC137832400 gene encoding protein BREAST CANCER SUSCEPTIBILITY 1 homolog isoform X4 has protein sequence MGDLERMGKELKCPICWSLFDSAVSLTCNHLFCNSCIVKSMKSAFACPVCKIPFTRREVRPAPHMDNLVSIYKNMEVASGINIFVTQNVSQDVEKQCEGNADSGKVEAGGSHKGHVQEKKTRKIKKVKKTVQTNMESSGSGFAKPSFPAKKRVLVPQNILSETPMKNLKLGDSLNEFNKEKEGVEKVSVMESERPLQIEKSVPVLSPFFWLREEKDGETLSQPADEDQIIDCSTPNPPSFSDLKDSDDEHTSNVAPFDERQHQISVNLFDSEMFEWTQRPCSPELFSSPSKMQVMDTYEDDENEDELVAASQELDANLSSANADDNKFENPKGNKTADVLLPSLSPVIRSSVDINGKMKSRKRGRKVAASQELDANLSSANADDNKFENPKGNKTADVLPPSVSPVIRSSVDINGKMKSRKRGRKVATSQELDANLSSANADDNKFENPNGNKTADVLPPSVSPVIRSSVDINGKMKSRKRGRKARVNIRQEQIVEAKNSIDGMHVDGNISLEVTQEQALDYKPKSSNLEKASRRGKRVCFNTSSIPTSVSACTAPDTSGVLSIGQMKMVPNSYTSLCKQENEKHCPLEFAGKSQKIRPGKQNMDQPNEFASFDSSIFSLQTNSNVNTSKSKQSQNTFSRKSMSGSRKLRNTKRSKFSSECTSITKSAEETLPNESIHQGPHVRDLNDASKEKHCSLTDKTVLRKCESLVKSYQCLFCLSSEESEVSGPMVHYLDGKPVPADYEGGFKVTHCHRNCTEWAPNVYFDGDNAINLEAEISRSRRIRCSFCGLKGAALGCYEKSCRRSFHVPCAKWTSLCRWDTQNFVMLCPLHASSMLPCEGSGSQERSKKGPGRDGKNHGPSLDTTRQTRADHRSYKKIVLCCSALSVQEKEIVSKFESVSKVTVLKNWDSSVTHVIASTEENGACRRTLKVLMGILEGKWILKVEWIKACMKEMNPVGEERYEINVDVHGIRDGPRLGRLRVLNKQPKLFDGYKFYFMGDFIPSYKGYLQDLVVAAGGIILHRKPVSGDQKSMLLDTHPYQTLIIYSLELPDKCKPSNTDTICRQRCHDAEVLASSTGSKVATNTWILNSIAACKLQCLTQ, from the exons ATGGGGGATTTAGAGAGAATGGGGAAAGAACTCAAATGTCCAATCTG TTGGAGTTTGTTCGATTCTGCGGTTTCGCTTACTTGCAATCATCTATTCTGCAA CTCGTGTATTGTAAAGTCCATGAAATCGGCTTTTGCTTGTCCTGTCTGTAAAATCCCGTTCACTCGTCGAG AGGTTCGCCCTGCTCCTCATATGGACAACTTGGTCAGTATATATAAAAACATGGAAGTTGCTTCAGGAATTAATATATTTGTTACCCAGAATGTATCTCAAG ATGTGGAAAAACAATGTGAGGGTAATGCCGACTCTGGCAAGGTGGAAGCTGGTGGATCTCACAAAGGTCATGTGCAAGAGAAGAAAACCCGGAAGATAAAGAAGGTGAAGAAGACAGTCCAGACCAACATGGAAAGTTCAGGCTCTGGCTTCGCAAAACCTTCTTTTCCAGCAAAGAAACGGGTGCTGGTGCCACAAAATATTCTTTCAGAGACTCCAATGAAAAATTTGAAGCTTGGAGATTCTCTTAATGAATTTAACAAAGAGAAAGAGGGAGTGGAAAAGGTTTCTGTCATGGAAAGTGAAAGGCCTCTACAAATTGAAAAATCTGTTCCTGTTCTTTCACCTTTCTTTTGGTTGAGAGAGGAAAAGGATGGTGAAACTTTGAGTCAACCCGCCGACGAGGATCAAATTATTGATTGCTCAACACCAAATCCTCCTTCATTTAGTGATCTCAAGGACTCGGATGATGAACACACTTCTAATGTCGCCCCATTT GATGAGAGGCAACATCAAATCTCTGTTAATTTATTTGATAGTGAGATGTTTGAATGGACACAAAGGCCTTGCTCTCCTGAATTATTTTCAAGTCCCTCTAAAATGCAG GTCATGGATACTTATGAGGATGatgaaaatgaagatgaatTGGTGGCTGCCTCACAAGAGCTGGATGCAAATTTATCAAGTGCTAATGCTGACGACAACAAGTTTGAGAATCCCAAAGGAAATAAAACAGCTGATGTATTACTACCAAGTTTGTCTCCTGTAATTAGAAGTTCTGTTGATATAAATGGAAAAATGAAGTCTAGGAAAAGAGGAAGGAAGGTGGCTGCCTCACAAGAGCTGGATGCAAATCTATCGAGTGCTAATGCTGACGACAACAAGTTTGAGAATCCCAAAGGCAATAAAACAGCTGATGTATTACCACCAAGTGTGTCTCCTGTAATTAGAAGTTCTGTTGATATAAATGGAAAAATGAAGTCTAGGAAAAGAGGAAGGAAGGTGGCAACCTCACAAGAGCTGGATGCAAATCTATCGAGTGCTAATGCTGACGACAACAAGTTTGAGAATCCCAATGGAAATAAAACAGCTGATGTATTACCACCAAGTGTGTCTCCTGTAATTAGAAGTTCTGTTGATATAAATGGAAAAATGAAGTCTAGGAAAAGAGGAAGGAAGGCTAGGGTAAATATTAGACAAGAGCAGATTGTCGAAGCAAAAAATTCAATTGATGGAATGCATGTTGATGGAAATATATCACTAGAAGTCACTCAGGAACAAGCATTGGACTATAAACCCAAATCTTCTAATTTGGAGAAGGCTAGTAGAAGGGGCAAGAGGGTTTGTTTCAATACCAGTTCAATTCCAACATCTGTAAGTGCATGTACAGCCCCTGATACGTCGGGAGTTCTAAGTATTGGTCAAATGAAGATGGTTCCAAATTCATATACTTCGCTATGTAAACAAGAAAATGAGAAGCATTGTCCCCTGGAGTTTGCTGGGAAAAGCCAGAAGATAAGACCTGGAAAACAAAATATGGACCAACCCAATGAGTTTGCTAGTTTTGATTCATCCATTTTCAGTCTGCAGACAAATAGTAATGTGAATACCTCTAAAAGCAAGCAATCCCAAAACACGTTTTCTAGAAAATCTATGTCTGGTAGTAGAAAACTGAGAAATACTAAAAGGTCAAAATTTTCTTCTGAATGTACCTCTATCACTAAAAGTGCTGAAGAAACTCTGCCTAATGAAAGTATACATCAAGGTCCTCATGTCAGGGATTTGAATGATGCATCAAAAGAGAAACATTGTTCTTTgactgataaaacagttttaaggaAATGTGAGAGCCTTGTCAAAAGCTATCAATGTTTGTTCTGTCTCTCATCAGAAGAATCagag GTTTCTGGCCCTATGGTGCATTATCTGGATGGCAAACCTGTACCTGCAGATTATGAAGGAGGGTTTAAAGTCACACATTGTCACAGGAACTGCACAGAATG GGCCCCCAATGTATATTTTGACGGTGATAATGCAATAAATCTTGAAGCTGAGATAAGTAGAAGTCGAAGAATTAGATGTAGTTTTTGTGGACTTAAAGGGGCCGCACTTGGTTGTTATGAGAAAAGTTGTCGCAGGAGCTTTCATGTTCCTTGTGCCAAGTGGACTTCTCTATGTCGTTGGGATACG CAAAACTTCGTCATGTTATGTCCTCTGCATGCTTCCTCCATGTTGCCCTGTGAAGGTTCAGGTTCCCAAGAAAGGAGCAAGAAAGGCCCAGGTAGAGATGGCAAAAACCATGGTCCTAGTCTTGACACTACACGCCAAACTCGGGCTGATCATAGATCTTACAAGAAAATTGTTCTATGTTGTTCTGCTCTATCCGTACAGGAGAAG GAAATTGTTTCCAAATTCGAAAGTGTATCAAAAGTTACAGTTTTGAAAAATTGGGACTCGAGTGTCACCCATGTTATAGCATCAACGGAAGAAAATGGGGCATGCAGAAGAACCCTGAAAGTATTGATGGGTATCCTGGAGGGAAAGTGGATTCTCAAAGTTGAGT GGATCAAAGCATGCATGAAGGAAATGAATCCTGTTGGTGAGGAGCGTTATGAAATTAATGTTGACGTCCACGGAATCAGGGATGGTCCTCGTCTTGGACGACTAAGAGTATTGAACAAG CAACCAAAGCTTTTTGATGGCTACAAGTTTTATTTTATGGGAGATTTTATACCTTCATACAAGGGATATCTGCAAGACCTTGTGGTTGCTGCTGGAGGGATAATTCTGCATAGAAAACCGGTGTCTGGTGACCAAAAGTCAATGTTACTAGATACACATCCATACCAGACCCTCATAATTTACAGTCTCGAGCTGCCTGATAAATGTAAGCCTTCAAACACGGATACAATTTGCAGACAAAGGTGTCATGATGCAGAGGTTCTGGCCAGTTCTACAGGCTCAAAGGTTGCAACTAATACATGGATTCTGAATTCGATTGCAGCCTGCAAACTGCAATGCCTTACTCAATGA
- the LOC137832400 gene encoding protein BREAST CANCER SUSCEPTIBILITY 1 homolog isoform X2 gives MGDLERMGKELKCPICWSLFDSAVSLTCNHLFCNSCIVKSMKSAFACPVCKIPFTRREVRPAPHMDNLVSIYKNMEVASGINIFVTQNVSQGKLSDVEKQCEGNADSGKVEAGGSHKGHVQEKKTRKIKKVKKTVQTNMESSGSGFAKPSFPAKKRVLVPQNILSETPMKNLKLGDSLNEFNKEKEGVEKVSVMESERPLQIEKSVPVLSPFFWLREEKDGETLSQPADEDQIIDCSTPNPPSFSDLKDSDDEHTSNVAPFDERQHQISVNLFDSEMFEWTQRPCSPELFSSPSKMQVMDTYEDDENEDELVAASQELDANLSSANADDNKFENPKGNKTADVLLPSLSPVIRSSVDINGKMKSRKRGRKVAASQELDANLSSANADDNKFENPKGNKTADVLPPSVSPVIRSSVDINGKMKSRKRGRKVATSQELDANLSSANADDNKFENPNGNKTADVLPPSVSPVIRSSVDINGKMKSRKRGRKARVNIRQEQIVEAKNSIDGMHVDGNISLEVTQEQALDYKPKSSNLEKASRRGKRVCFNTSSIPTSVSACTAPDTSGVLSIGQMKMVPNSYTSLCKQENEKHCPLEFAGKSQKIRPGKQNMDQPNEFASFDSSIFSLQTNSNVNTSKSKQSQNTFSRKSMSGSRKLRNTKRSKFSSECTSITKSAEETLPNESIHQGPHVRDLNDASKEKHCSLTDKTVLRKCESLVKSYQCLFCLSSEESEVSGPMVHYLDGKPVPADYEGGFKVTHCHRNCTEWAPNVYFDGDNAINLEAEISRSRRIRCSFCGLKGAALGCYEKSCRRSFHVPCAKWTSLCRWDTQNFVMLCPLHASSMLPCEGSGSQERSKKGPGRDGKNHGPSLDTTRQTRADHRSYKKIVLCCSALSVQEKEIVSKFESVSKVTVLKNWDSSVTHVIASTEENGACRRTLKVLMGILEGKWILKVEWIKACMKEMNPVGEERYEINVDVHGIRDGPRLGRLRVLNKQPKLFDGYKFYFMGDFIPSYKGYLQDLVVAAGGIILHRKPVSGDQKSMLLDTHPYQTLIIYSLELPDKCKPSNTDTICRQRCHDAEVLASSTGSKVATNTWILNSIAACKLQCLTQ, from the exons ATGGGGGATTTAGAGAGAATGGGGAAAGAACTCAAATGTCCAATCTG TTGGAGTTTGTTCGATTCTGCGGTTTCGCTTACTTGCAATCATCTATTCTGCAA CTCGTGTATTGTAAAGTCCATGAAATCGGCTTTTGCTTGTCCTGTCTGTAAAATCCCGTTCACTCGTCGAG AGGTTCGCCCTGCTCCTCATATGGACAACTTGGTCAGTATATATAAAAACATGGAAGTTGCTTCAGGAATTAATATATTTGTTACCCAGAATGTATCTCAAGGTAAATTATCTG ATGTGGAAAAACAATGTGAGGGTAATGCCGACTCTGGCAAGGTGGAAGCTGGTGGATCTCACAAAGGTCATGTGCAAGAGAAGAAAACCCGGAAGATAAAGAAGGTGAAGAAGACAGTCCAGACCAACATGGAAAGTTCAGGCTCTGGCTTCGCAAAACCTTCTTTTCCAGCAAAGAAACGGGTGCTGGTGCCACAAAATATTCTTTCAGAGACTCCAATGAAAAATTTGAAGCTTGGAGATTCTCTTAATGAATTTAACAAAGAGAAAGAGGGAGTGGAAAAGGTTTCTGTCATGGAAAGTGAAAGGCCTCTACAAATTGAAAAATCTGTTCCTGTTCTTTCACCTTTCTTTTGGTTGAGAGAGGAAAAGGATGGTGAAACTTTGAGTCAACCCGCCGACGAGGATCAAATTATTGATTGCTCAACACCAAATCCTCCTTCATTTAGTGATCTCAAGGACTCGGATGATGAACACACTTCTAATGTCGCCCCATTT GATGAGAGGCAACATCAAATCTCTGTTAATTTATTTGATAGTGAGATGTTTGAATGGACACAAAGGCCTTGCTCTCCTGAATTATTTTCAAGTCCCTCTAAAATGCAG GTCATGGATACTTATGAGGATGatgaaaatgaagatgaatTGGTGGCTGCCTCACAAGAGCTGGATGCAAATTTATCAAGTGCTAATGCTGACGACAACAAGTTTGAGAATCCCAAAGGAAATAAAACAGCTGATGTATTACTACCAAGTTTGTCTCCTGTAATTAGAAGTTCTGTTGATATAAATGGAAAAATGAAGTCTAGGAAAAGAGGAAGGAAGGTGGCTGCCTCACAAGAGCTGGATGCAAATCTATCGAGTGCTAATGCTGACGACAACAAGTTTGAGAATCCCAAAGGCAATAAAACAGCTGATGTATTACCACCAAGTGTGTCTCCTGTAATTAGAAGTTCTGTTGATATAAATGGAAAAATGAAGTCTAGGAAAAGAGGAAGGAAGGTGGCAACCTCACAAGAGCTGGATGCAAATCTATCGAGTGCTAATGCTGACGACAACAAGTTTGAGAATCCCAATGGAAATAAAACAGCTGATGTATTACCACCAAGTGTGTCTCCTGTAATTAGAAGTTCTGTTGATATAAATGGAAAAATGAAGTCTAGGAAAAGAGGAAGGAAGGCTAGGGTAAATATTAGACAAGAGCAGATTGTCGAAGCAAAAAATTCAATTGATGGAATGCATGTTGATGGAAATATATCACTAGAAGTCACTCAGGAACAAGCATTGGACTATAAACCCAAATCTTCTAATTTGGAGAAGGCTAGTAGAAGGGGCAAGAGGGTTTGTTTCAATACCAGTTCAATTCCAACATCTGTAAGTGCATGTACAGCCCCTGATACGTCGGGAGTTCTAAGTATTGGTCAAATGAAGATGGTTCCAAATTCATATACTTCGCTATGTAAACAAGAAAATGAGAAGCATTGTCCCCTGGAGTTTGCTGGGAAAAGCCAGAAGATAAGACCTGGAAAACAAAATATGGACCAACCCAATGAGTTTGCTAGTTTTGATTCATCCATTTTCAGTCTGCAGACAAATAGTAATGTGAATACCTCTAAAAGCAAGCAATCCCAAAACACGTTTTCTAGAAAATCTATGTCTGGTAGTAGAAAACTGAGAAATACTAAAAGGTCAAAATTTTCTTCTGAATGTACCTCTATCACTAAAAGTGCTGAAGAAACTCTGCCTAATGAAAGTATACATCAAGGTCCTCATGTCAGGGATTTGAATGATGCATCAAAAGAGAAACATTGTTCTTTgactgataaaacagttttaaggaAATGTGAGAGCCTTGTCAAAAGCTATCAATGTTTGTTCTGTCTCTCATCAGAAGAATCagag GTTTCTGGCCCTATGGTGCATTATCTGGATGGCAAACCTGTACCTGCAGATTATGAAGGAGGGTTTAAAGTCACACATTGTCACAGGAACTGCACAGAATG GGCCCCCAATGTATATTTTGACGGTGATAATGCAATAAATCTTGAAGCTGAGATAAGTAGAAGTCGAAGAATTAGATGTAGTTTTTGTGGACTTAAAGGGGCCGCACTTGGTTGTTATGAGAAAAGTTGTCGCAGGAGCTTTCATGTTCCTTGTGCCAAGTGGACTTCTCTATGTCGTTGGGATACG CAAAACTTCGTCATGTTATGTCCTCTGCATGCTTCCTCCATGTTGCCCTGTGAAGGTTCAGGTTCCCAAGAAAGGAGCAAGAAAGGCCCAGGTAGAGATGGCAAAAACCATGGTCCTAGTCTTGACACTACACGCCAAACTCGGGCTGATCATAGATCTTACAAGAAAATTGTTCTATGTTGTTCTGCTCTATCCGTACAGGAGAAG GAAATTGTTTCCAAATTCGAAAGTGTATCAAAAGTTACAGTTTTGAAAAATTGGGACTCGAGTGTCACCCATGTTATAGCATCAACGGAAGAAAATGGGGCATGCAGAAGAACCCTGAAAGTATTGATGGGTATCCTGGAGGGAAAGTGGATTCTCAAAGTTGAGT GGATCAAAGCATGCATGAAGGAAATGAATCCTGTTGGTGAGGAGCGTTATGAAATTAATGTTGACGTCCACGGAATCAGGGATGGTCCTCGTCTTGGACGACTAAGAGTATTGAACAAG CAACCAAAGCTTTTTGATGGCTACAAGTTTTATTTTATGGGAGATTTTATACCTTCATACAAGGGATATCTGCAAGACCTTGTGGTTGCTGCTGGAGGGATAATTCTGCATAGAAAACCGGTGTCTGGTGACCAAAAGTCAATGTTACTAGATACACATCCATACCAGACCCTCATAATTTACAGTCTCGAGCTGCCTGATAAATGTAAGCCTTCAAACACGGATACAATTTGCAGACAAAGGTGTCATGATGCAGAGGTTCTGGCCAGTTCTACAGGCTCAAAGGTTGCAACTAATACATGGATTCTGAATTCGATTGCAGCCTGCAAACTGCAATGCCTTACTCAATGA
- the LOC137832400 gene encoding protein BREAST CANCER SUSCEPTIBILITY 1 homolog isoform X3, whose product MGDLERMGKELKCPICWSLFDSAVSLTCNHLFCNSCIVKSMKSAFACPVCKIPFTRREVRPAPHMDNLVSIYKNMEVASGINIFVTQNVSQDVEKQCEGNADSGKVEAGGSHKGHVQEKKTRKIKKVKKTVQTNMESSGSGFAKPSFPAKKRVLVPQNILSETPMKNLKLGDSLNEFNKEKEGVEKVSVMESERPLQIEKSVPVLSPFFWLREEKDGETLSQPADEDQIIDCSTPNPPSFSDLKDSDDEHTSNVAPFDERQHQISVNLFDSEMFEWTQRPCSPELFSSPSKMQLQVMDTYEDDENEDELVAASQELDANLSSANADDNKFENPKGNKTADVLLPSLSPVIRSSVDINGKMKSRKRGRKVAASQELDANLSSANADDNKFENPKGNKTADVLPPSVSPVIRSSVDINGKMKSRKRGRKVATSQELDANLSSANADDNKFENPNGNKTADVLPPSVSPVIRSSVDINGKMKSRKRGRKARVNIRQEQIVEAKNSIDGMHVDGNISLEVTQEQALDYKPKSSNLEKASRRGKRVCFNTSSIPTSVSACTAPDTSGVLSIGQMKMVPNSYTSLCKQENEKHCPLEFAGKSQKIRPGKQNMDQPNEFASFDSSIFSLQTNSNVNTSKSKQSQNTFSRKSMSGSRKLRNTKRSKFSSECTSITKSAEETLPNESIHQGPHVRDLNDASKEKHCSLTDKTVLRKCESLVKSYQCLFCLSSEESEVSGPMVHYLDGKPVPADYEGGFKVTHCHRNCTEWAPNVYFDGDNAINLEAEISRSRRIRCSFCGLKGAALGCYEKSCRRSFHVPCAKWTSLCRWDTQNFVMLCPLHASSMLPCEGSGSQERSKKGPGRDGKNHGPSLDTTRQTRADHRSYKKIVLCCSALSVQEKEIVSKFESVSKVTVLKNWDSSVTHVIASTEENGACRRTLKVLMGILEGKWILKVEWIKACMKEMNPVGEERYEINVDVHGIRDGPRLGRLRVLNKQPKLFDGYKFYFMGDFIPSYKGYLQDLVVAAGGIILHRKPVSGDQKSMLLDTHPYQTLIIYSLELPDKCKPSNTDTICRQRCHDAEVLASSTGSKVATNTWILNSIAACKLQCLTQ is encoded by the exons ATGGGGGATTTAGAGAGAATGGGGAAAGAACTCAAATGTCCAATCTG TTGGAGTTTGTTCGATTCTGCGGTTTCGCTTACTTGCAATCATCTATTCTGCAA CTCGTGTATTGTAAAGTCCATGAAATCGGCTTTTGCTTGTCCTGTCTGTAAAATCCCGTTCACTCGTCGAG AGGTTCGCCCTGCTCCTCATATGGACAACTTGGTCAGTATATATAAAAACATGGAAGTTGCTTCAGGAATTAATATATTTGTTACCCAGAATGTATCTCAAG ATGTGGAAAAACAATGTGAGGGTAATGCCGACTCTGGCAAGGTGGAAGCTGGTGGATCTCACAAAGGTCATGTGCAAGAGAAGAAAACCCGGAAGATAAAGAAGGTGAAGAAGACAGTCCAGACCAACATGGAAAGTTCAGGCTCTGGCTTCGCAAAACCTTCTTTTCCAGCAAAGAAACGGGTGCTGGTGCCACAAAATATTCTTTCAGAGACTCCAATGAAAAATTTGAAGCTTGGAGATTCTCTTAATGAATTTAACAAAGAGAAAGAGGGAGTGGAAAAGGTTTCTGTCATGGAAAGTGAAAGGCCTCTACAAATTGAAAAATCTGTTCCTGTTCTTTCACCTTTCTTTTGGTTGAGAGAGGAAAAGGATGGTGAAACTTTGAGTCAACCCGCCGACGAGGATCAAATTATTGATTGCTCAACACCAAATCCTCCTTCATTTAGTGATCTCAAGGACTCGGATGATGAACACACTTCTAATGTCGCCCCATTT GATGAGAGGCAACATCAAATCTCTGTTAATTTATTTGATAGTGAGATGTTTGAATGGACACAAAGGCCTTGCTCTCCTGAATTATTTTCAAGTCCCTCTAAAATGCAG CTGCAGGTCATGGATACTTATGAGGATGatgaaaatgaagatgaatTGGTGGCTGCCTCACAAGAGCTGGATGCAAATTTATCAAGTGCTAATGCTGACGACAACAAGTTTGAGAATCCCAAAGGAAATAAAACAGCTGATGTATTACTACCAAGTTTGTCTCCTGTAATTAGAAGTTCTGTTGATATAAATGGAAAAATGAAGTCTAGGAAAAGAGGAAGGAAGGTGGCTGCCTCACAAGAGCTGGATGCAAATCTATCGAGTGCTAATGCTGACGACAACAAGTTTGAGAATCCCAAAGGCAATAAAACAGCTGATGTATTACCACCAAGTGTGTCTCCTGTAATTAGAAGTTCTGTTGATATAAATGGAAAAATGAAGTCTAGGAAAAGAGGAAGGAAGGTGGCAACCTCACAAGAGCTGGATGCAAATCTATCGAGTGCTAATGCTGACGACAACAAGTTTGAGAATCCCAATGGAAATAAAACAGCTGATGTATTACCACCAAGTGTGTCTCCTGTAATTAGAAGTTCTGTTGATATAAATGGAAAAATGAAGTCTAGGAAAAGAGGAAGGAAGGCTAGGGTAAATATTAGACAAGAGCAGATTGTCGAAGCAAAAAATTCAATTGATGGAATGCATGTTGATGGAAATATATCACTAGAAGTCACTCAGGAACAAGCATTGGACTATAAACCCAAATCTTCTAATTTGGAGAAGGCTAGTAGAAGGGGCAAGAGGGTTTGTTTCAATACCAGTTCAATTCCAACATCTGTAAGTGCATGTACAGCCCCTGATACGTCGGGAGTTCTAAGTATTGGTCAAATGAAGATGGTTCCAAATTCATATACTTCGCTATGTAAACAAGAAAATGAGAAGCATTGTCCCCTGGAGTTTGCTGGGAAAAGCCAGAAGATAAGACCTGGAAAACAAAATATGGACCAACCCAATGAGTTTGCTAGTTTTGATTCATCCATTTTCAGTCTGCAGACAAATAGTAATGTGAATACCTCTAAAAGCAAGCAATCCCAAAACACGTTTTCTAGAAAATCTATGTCTGGTAGTAGAAAACTGAGAAATACTAAAAGGTCAAAATTTTCTTCTGAATGTACCTCTATCACTAAAAGTGCTGAAGAAACTCTGCCTAATGAAAGTATACATCAAGGTCCTCATGTCAGGGATTTGAATGATGCATCAAAAGAGAAACATTGTTCTTTgactgataaaacagttttaaggaAATGTGAGAGCCTTGTCAAAAGCTATCAATGTTTGTTCTGTCTCTCATCAGAAGAATCagag GTTTCTGGCCCTATGGTGCATTATCTGGATGGCAAACCTGTACCTGCAGATTATGAAGGAGGGTTTAAAGTCACACATTGTCACAGGAACTGCACAGAATG GGCCCCCAATGTATATTTTGACGGTGATAATGCAATAAATCTTGAAGCTGAGATAAGTAGAAGTCGAAGAATTAGATGTAGTTTTTGTGGACTTAAAGGGGCCGCACTTGGTTGTTATGAGAAAAGTTGTCGCAGGAGCTTTCATGTTCCTTGTGCCAAGTGGACTTCTCTATGTCGTTGGGATACG CAAAACTTCGTCATGTTATGTCCTCTGCATGCTTCCTCCATGTTGCCCTGTGAAGGTTCAGGTTCCCAAGAAAGGAGCAAGAAAGGCCCAGGTAGAGATGGCAAAAACCATGGTCCTAGTCTTGACACTACACGCCAAACTCGGGCTGATCATAGATCTTACAAGAAAATTGTTCTATGTTGTTCTGCTCTATCCGTACAGGAGAAG GAAATTGTTTCCAAATTCGAAAGTGTATCAAAAGTTACAGTTTTGAAAAATTGGGACTCGAGTGTCACCCATGTTATAGCATCAACGGAAGAAAATGGGGCATGCAGAAGAACCCTGAAAGTATTGATGGGTATCCTGGAGGGAAAGTGGATTCTCAAAGTTGAGT GGATCAAAGCATGCATGAAGGAAATGAATCCTGTTGGTGAGGAGCGTTATGAAATTAATGTTGACGTCCACGGAATCAGGGATGGTCCTCGTCTTGGACGACTAAGAGTATTGAACAAG CAACCAAAGCTTTTTGATGGCTACAAGTTTTATTTTATGGGAGATTTTATACCTTCATACAAGGGATATCTGCAAGACCTTGTGGTTGCTGCTGGAGGGATAATTCTGCATAGAAAACCGGTGTCTGGTGACCAAAAGTCAATGTTACTAGATACACATCCATACCAGACCCTCATAATTTACAGTCTCGAGCTGCCTGATAAATGTAAGCCTTCAAACACGGATACAATTTGCAGACAAAGGTGTCATGATGCAGAGGTTCTGGCCAGTTCTACAGGCTCAAAGGTTGCAACTAATACATGGATTCTGAATTCGATTGCAGCCTGCAAACTGCAATGCCTTACTCAATGA